The following proteins are encoded in a genomic region of Phycodurus eques isolate BA_2022a chromosome 11, UOR_Pequ_1.1, whole genome shotgun sequence:
- the LOC133410053 gene encoding acylphosphatase-2-like, whose translation MSTGSQLLSVDFEVFEHVQGVCFRMCDPDPRQSPIIYTHTRITKWQPSPQWKLFLFPSCRAFRKPWLGEAGSPASRITRTSFANERSLSALEMSGLGTRY comes from the exons ATgtcaacaggaagtcagctgcTGTCTGTTGACTTTGAAGTCTTCGAACACGTTCAAG GTGTTTGCTTCCGGATG TGTGACCCTGATCCTCGCCAATCTCCTATAatctacacgcacacacgcatcaCAAAATGGCAGCCCTCACCACAGTGGaagctttttcttttcccatcaTGCCGTGCGTTCAGGAAGCCTTGGCTCGGCGAGGCGGGCAGTCCGGCCAGTCGCATCACGAGGACGTCGTTCGCTAACGAGCGGTCGCTGTCGGCCTTGGAGATGAGCGGCTTGGGCACCCGCTACTGA